From Chryseobacterium gallinarum, one genomic window encodes:
- a CDS encoding SpvB/TcaC N-terminal domain-containing protein, whose amino-acid sequence MKTSLFNIIRKQKKLVNSFILLISWSQIHAQANHLFLTKEERQPGGKEYKSIAAKDPKFTFSSVEKNLADASEPSPEVSDNKEKVASQSEGVSKSINIERTTFNTSHTNSSRYYISDIKQGVIGKDEAHPIDQVYDNIFTVIVDNAVKSNSSAWLEYELYGVTHSSGVSKYINDELATGGNAVEKNNQWTFHSEALSTSAILQGKNKITFTIPSEADYTYKVRNVRIRVDKAIPSSYKPEKTVVSALIKNIAAGEAGELHWEGAGLEVNKGILKTSQNFSVTPLRDIDIPATTPEFVNVTKEHFAYRFLPHGEHFSIPAKVTMAYDKSKIPTGYTEQDIKAFYFDDIQKKWMALEKDSLMTEKQILVSKTTHFTDMVAGIIKVPESPETGNYAPNSIKDIKAADPSTGIVSIGAPSPNSMGTVNTSFPIKLPAGRQGMQPSLSVNYNSQGGNGWMGLGWDLSIPAISIDTRWGVPRYDSAKETEIYSFGGEQLTFKDGDKFVLPNRTEGFDKDRTAERQFYPRIEGAYNKIIRHGSSPSDYWWEVISKDGTRNLFGGDGTAVAENAVLRQLGTRNIGHWALFRTIDTNGNYIDYHYNTDDRVYQGNPGNGGQEMYIKEINYTLHNTQNPPKNYKIVFETVAGRSDVQINGRLGFLQVTSKKLNKIEITYGGEPVRSYHFIYKEGAFYKTLLESITEKNAEGAEFYTNRIEYFNNIETSQYAPETTIDGVANDAGIKSSSLLGHGDSKNSTVGGALTFGLAKVGDTQAYNPITKSATLGGDYQYTEGEGGGRLTITDVDGDGLPDKILKNEWNSPDTTFKYRKKGPDTGAFGSNLLTPENSKSFSYSKSYTNSFGLQATASILFQAGASGGTSKTKDLTYNYFTDANSDGIQDIVSNGQVYFGRVENGVLKYSTDVSLTPNPITKGAAISTPAVDCNEVLEDYKNSPLHDVVKVWRAPFDGMIGISGWMQLKNPSSSPDGVKVSVQHFKPETNTSSFLTPFTVLTGTARANITTTSLQVKQGDYIYFRVNSRDNGVGDLVEMVAGISYLSTPISYPYPGALSDWYRDSSETPLGQLDNVSLVSSKNGTGVPVNVASGTITGTFNKPLTVQDITVKIVKKQSDGTVTTIGSQQYPYTTTGNQTLQLNTGALTENDIVYFQVQSNLNEKWENLKFNNLKLTINYEGSDIELPIIPDFQFYNLRNNTTATFKPWIDMRGRDGNYSLYAKLTGKPAGRYTYIVRNRVMQRGNFVDPIITTINWTGSVNSMQELSISQPIIRWNDYYVECYTDLASDAGLDGAIPNMEVEIRESVNVNPAAPTVFETHGINVYGKDTDKIYKEGSSTDLSTDNGRFGAMYRSWGQFIYHGGYGTLPTACSQLQDQLPDYGSQPIDPGKLVPPSDENDSTPLNSRLFIMMNAYNGRDFNTPSNTDYVQRYIGMSKTTYVQGSEISSSRMGMNDMSVLSQGTSANTPGVFNAPVKQSKTTNKNGGISGGFSVFSLNKTTSSGETINTLDYFDMNGDGYPDVLSGNNIQYTNMIGMLSGNTLPGANDNPHRTNHKNTGVGVGQSYPLSGKSNESSNKNALKAVEPGFNFSAGTSDGTDFSNYSYIDINGDGLLDKVANDGQVQLNLGYSYAPAESLSYGNFRNGTTTSTNLGAGASIGGTVTSGLPKGVNMFNGSIAFGAGKSETFTDQKTSLIDINNDGLADLVTNSGGNLSVQINTGNKFVSIPWNASSNIQQDVSRGFNMNVGFTASILIPLGTTGNSLKISINPSTSFGEGDSNVKQQILDLNGDGFPDLLKSQADGDGNFSNTSALVQYSTIGTTNLLKKVTTPMGGSWEVSYERAGNTYELPQNKWVMSSVVSYDGFTGDSQFKPDFSKITVTYENPYHSRRERAFYGFEKVRTNQINTGNGGAAATEIYRYTLQTFNNNSYFLKGALLSEVLYDAAGNKWTEKINDYSVRFINNTNTPETNLFKGDAEKSLQNYAYFIASVKTMSNFYEGQSTAGKSTFTQNVTFDNYANLTGYFDKGDEKIGSTDELTTEIQYQITDNASNYLILPTKVKSTATGLVRERTAQYDGKGNVTAITMIGPGNPVNSYEYDIYGNIKKATGPANYQGQRFFHEYTYDTNVATYPTVVKDAFGYSSKSEYDFRFGVPVFTEDMNLQPTQYAYDAAGRTTEITGPYELFNDIPWTIQFEYKPITNAPLNATGAQSYAITRHYDPDNANNTINTISISDGLGSPIQVKKTADLYQKGLKYVISGKVEKDAFGRALKMYYPTEGQASVNTYDAAVDNIVPTINTYDVLDRVLTTKLPDEDLISEVEYGFGNDREGRKMFRTMMTDELGTIKNTYTDIKGRITTIHEPSNTGDIFTSFTHDAIGELLKVRDVQNNLTTSIYDDLGRRTSMTHPDNGTSTFAYDPASNMTSRTNAENETATYEYDYKRLKAINYPKYPENNVKYYYGQAMDASAMDNNAVGRLWYQTDATGTQYLKYGRLGELTHQRRSVAAPGAGVYWFGTEWEYDTWNRVKTITYPDGEKVTYNYNLAGNLKSMASVKDGFARNIINELGYDKFDQRVFLKYGNGTTTSYEYETKRRRLLKLNAQTPTNRYFMKNLYQYDVVSNVLQIHNNAPVAQAGLLGGGTNHAYGYDDLYRLTSASGNWRGMNPQGQEERQRYTVTMAYDNMHNVMSKTQKHERAMGSTGTVWNNIEATSYRLNYRYEGTKPHAPTTIVDEPNVPGALCCDVNNPQVKFQNYTYDKKGNPTAIAQQTCTVTEPKTKYLWDEENRMRFVDTNPSTPEVDGSAIYTYDAGGERIIKNVLSTAVITGSNGTSQTITKNDYSLYPNGMAVARLIFNTQTQKYELSYTKHYYAGDQRINSKLGKGKDVGLFNCAWLIIPYGAGASSINEKVVAKEKLEANTTASLAIMAANGITPPPNYGQNAGYTENCVPSYTGVEEKDTYWYHPDHLGSSSFITGLDGEVTQNIEYFPSGEVFVENHKNSYNTPYKFNGKEQDDETGYYYYGARYYNPRVSLWLNVDPLAEQFPGRSPYEYTFSNPIKFVDPTGMAPDDPKPGFWKSFFASVGRGLAGIGRHIMNNPNYAGYGYSPNMKTPKVSDFSAYQINWKQQLDPYYQINSFSRSLVGGTVNFVGGLYTLDGARTAKAIPDVASSWGILFGLSKALSVNSTGIARRALFDKAGDILSSSGKKPYVISAVIDSETGRVFYGTNRTIKSLDDVNDVLKQHLPKNSLERWPTYNCAECDAFNNALNAGAKWKNLKDMHTMRLENGKYIDFTRCQNCQQTFKNRKPTSE is encoded by the coding sequence ATGAAGACATCTTTATTTAACATAATCAGAAAACAGAAGAAGCTGGTTAATTCCTTTATCTTGCTTATCTCATGGTCGCAGATACATGCCCAGGCCAATCATCTTTTCCTGACGAAAGAAGAGAGGCAACCGGGAGGTAAGGAGTATAAAAGTATAGCCGCAAAAGATCCTAAATTTACCTTTTCTTCAGTTGAAAAGAATTTAGCCGATGCATCAGAACCTTCACCAGAAGTGTCAGATAATAAAGAGAAAGTTGCATCTCAATCTGAAGGAGTTTCAAAAAGTATTAACATTGAGAGAACAACATTTAATACCAGCCATACAAACAGCTCCAGATATTATATTTCAGATATCAAACAAGGTGTTATTGGTAAAGATGAAGCCCATCCTATAGACCAGGTGTATGATAATATCTTTACCGTAATCGTTGATAATGCAGTAAAATCAAATTCTTCCGCCTGGCTGGAATATGAATTGTATGGAGTGACTCATTCCTCCGGAGTAAGCAAATACATCAATGATGAATTGGCTACCGGAGGTAATGCTGTCGAAAAAAACAACCAATGGACTTTCCATTCGGAAGCATTATCAACTTCTGCAATTCTTCAAGGGAAAAACAAAATTACTTTTACCATTCCTTCTGAAGCAGATTATACCTACAAAGTCCGTAATGTCCGTATCAGAGTTGATAAGGCAATTCCTTCATCCTACAAACCGGAGAAAACGGTAGTTTCTGCATTGATCAAAAATATAGCAGCCGGGGAAGCCGGAGAATTACATTGGGAAGGAGCAGGCCTTGAAGTCAACAAAGGAATTCTGAAAACGTCACAGAATTTTTCGGTAACTCCTTTGAGGGATATTGATATTCCGGCTACAACACCAGAATTCGTCAATGTAACCAAAGAACATTTTGCTTATCGTTTTCTTCCGCATGGAGAACATTTCAGTATTCCTGCAAAAGTGACAATGGCGTATGATAAGTCTAAAATTCCTACAGGATATACAGAACAGGATATCAAAGCTTTTTATTTTGATGATATTCAGAAAAAATGGATGGCGTTAGAAAAGGATTCCTTAATGACTGAAAAGCAGATTTTGGTTTCCAAAACAACGCATTTTACAGATATGGTTGCAGGAATCATCAAGGTTCCGGAATCTCCGGAAACCGGGAACTATGCACCTAATTCCATAAAAGATATTAAAGCTGCCGATCCATCTACAGGAATTGTAAGTATAGGAGCGCCTTCTCCTAACAGTATGGGAACGGTAAATACGAGCTTCCCTATTAAGCTTCCTGCCGGTAGACAAGGAATGCAGCCCTCATTATCTGTCAATTATAACAGTCAAGGAGGTAACGGATGGATGGGATTAGGCTGGGACCTCTCTATTCCTGCCATTAGCATTGATACCAGATGGGGGGTACCAAGATATGATAGTGCCAAGGAAACTGAAATCTATTCTTTTGGAGGGGAACAATTGACCTTTAAGGACGGAGATAAATTTGTATTACCCAATCGTACAGAAGGTTTTGATAAAGACAGAACGGCGGAACGGCAGTTTTATCCTAGAATAGAAGGAGCTTATAACAAGATCATCAGACATGGAAGCAGCCCCTCCGATTACTGGTGGGAAGTCATCAGCAAGGATGGTACCAGAAATCTTTTTGGAGGGGATGGCACTGCGGTAGCGGAAAATGCAGTATTGAGACAGCTTGGTACCCGTAATATTGGACATTGGGCACTTTTCAGAACTATCGATACCAATGGGAATTATATAGACTATCACTATAATACCGATGACAGAGTTTATCAGGGAAATCCGGGTAACGGAGGGCAGGAAATGTATATTAAAGAAATCAATTATACTTTACATAATACACAAAATCCACCTAAAAATTATAAAATAGTATTTGAAACAGTTGCAGGAAGATCTGATGTACAGATTAATGGCCGTCTGGGTTTTCTTCAGGTAACTTCCAAAAAATTAAATAAAATTGAAATAACTTATGGAGGAGAGCCGGTAAGAAGTTATCATTTTATATATAAAGAAGGAGCTTTCTATAAAACATTGCTTGAAAGTATTACCGAAAAAAATGCAGAAGGCGCTGAGTTTTATACGAATAGAATAGAGTATTTTAACAACATTGAAACATCCCAGTATGCACCGGAAACCACCATAGACGGTGTGGCTAACGATGCAGGAATCAAGAGTTCTTCATTATTGGGACATGGTGATTCAAAAAATAGTACGGTTGGTGGAGCTCTTACATTTGGTCTTGCAAAAGTAGGAGATACTCAAGCGTATAATCCAATTACTAAAAGTGCAACTCTTGGAGGAGATTATCAGTATACTGAAGGAGAAGGTGGAGGAAGATTGACTATCACAGATGTGGATGGTGACGGACTGCCTGATAAGATTCTGAAAAATGAATGGAATTCTCCGGATACTACTTTTAAATACAGAAAAAAAGGTCCGGATACAGGTGCATTTGGTAGTAATTTATTAACTCCGGAAAATTCAAAATCGTTTTCTTATTCAAAAAGTTATACGAATAGTTTCGGTTTACAAGCAACAGCTTCAATCCTTTTTCAGGCAGGAGCTTCAGGTGGAACATCCAAAACAAAAGATCTGACTTATAATTACTTTACAGATGCCAACAGTGATGGGATTCAGGATATTGTAAGTAACGGGCAGGTTTACTTCGGAAGAGTAGAAAATGGAGTTTTAAAGTACAGTACAGATGTTTCATTAACTCCCAATCCCATTACGAAAGGTGCAGCAATAAGTACACCTGCTGTAGATTGTAATGAGGTATTGGAAGATTATAAAAACTCTCCATTGCATGATGTTGTTAAAGTCTGGAGGGCACCGTTTGACGGAATGATTGGAATATCCGGTTGGATGCAGCTAAAAAATCCTTCATCAAGTCCGGATGGTGTAAAAGTAAGTGTACAACACTTTAAGCCGGAGACTAACACTTCAAGCTTCCTTACACCATTCACGGTCCTTACGGGTACAGCAAGGGCTAATATCACTACAACTTCATTACAGGTAAAACAAGGGGATTATATTTATTTCAGAGTAAACTCAAGGGATAATGGTGTCGGCGATCTTGTTGAAATGGTTGCTGGGATTTCTTATCTTTCAACTCCTATCTCATATCCCTATCCGGGAGCTCTTTCAGACTGGTACAGAGATTCATCAGAAACTCCTTTGGGACAATTAGATAATGTGAGCTTGGTAAGCAGTAAAAATGGTACAGGTGTTCCTGTGAATGTTGCTTCCGGTACTATTACGGGAACTTTTAATAAACCTCTGACAGTACAAGATATTACCGTTAAAATTGTAAAAAAACAATCAGATGGTACGGTAACAACAATAGGAAGCCAGCAGTATCCATATACAACTACAGGAAATCAAACCCTTCAATTGAATACCGGGGCTTTGACGGAGAATGATATTGTATATTTCCAGGTACAATCTAATTTGAATGAGAAATGGGAGAATTTAAAATTTAATAATTTAAAATTGACCATCAATTATGAAGGAAGTGATATAGAGCTTCCTATCATTCCGGATTTCCAGTTTTATAATTTAAGAAACAATACAACGGCTACATTTAAGCCATGGATTGACATGCGTGGTCGTGACGGAAATTATTCACTCTATGCAAAGTTAACAGGTAAACCAGCCGGAAGATATACTTATATCGTAAGAAATAGGGTAATGCAGCGTGGAAACTTTGTAGACCCAATTATTACTACGATCAATTGGACAGGCAGTGTGAATTCTATGCAGGAGCTTTCTATTTCTCAGCCGATCATACGTTGGAATGATTATTATGTTGAATGTTATACGGACTTAGCTTCTGACGCCGGATTGGATGGAGCAATTCCTAATATGGAGGTGGAAATTCGTGAATCTGTGAATGTGAATCCTGCTGCTCCTACCGTATTTGAAACCCATGGTATCAATGTCTATGGAAAAGATACTGATAAAATATACAAAGAAGGTTCCAGTACAGATTTGTCCACTGATAATGGAAGATTTGGAGCAATGTACAGAAGCTGGGGGCAATTTATTTACCATGGAGGATATGGTACATTACCTACTGCTTGTAGCCAACTACAGGATCAGCTACCAGATTATGGAAGTCAGCCTATAGATCCTGGTAAATTAGTTCCTCCTAGTGATGAGAACGATTCTACACCTTTGAATTCCAGGCTTTTCATCATGATGAATGCTTATAACGGAAGAGATTTCAATACTCCAAGTAATACCGACTATGTTCAGAGGTATATTGGAATGAGTAAAACGACTTACGTACAAGGATCAGAGATTTCTTCATCACGAATGGGAATGAATGATATGAGCGTGCTTTCACAAGGTACATCTGCGAATACTCCGGGAGTTTTTAATGCTCCTGTGAAGCAATCGAAAACCACTAATAAGAATGGCGGGATTTCGGGAGGTTTCTCTGTTTTCTCATTGAATAAAACAACGTCTTCAGGTGAAACGATCAACACTCTTGATTATTTTGATATGAATGGCGATGGGTATCCCGATGTCTTAAGTGGAAATAATATTCAATATACCAATATGATTGGTATGCTTTCCGGAAATACTTTGCCGGGAGCAAACGATAATCCACATAGAACCAATCATAAAAATACAGGGGTAGGAGTTGGTCAAAGCTATCCTTTGTCTGGAAAATCCAATGAATCCAGTAATAAAAATGCCTTGAAAGCCGTTGAGCCAGGATTTAATTTTTCAGCGGGAACATCTGATGGAACAGATTTCTCTAATTACAGTTATATTGACATTAATGGAGACGGGTTATTGGATAAAGTAGCGAATGACGGGCAGGTTCAGCTGAACTTAGGGTATTCTTATGCTCCGGCTGAAAGCCTTTCATATGGTAATTTCAGAAATGGAACCACCACTTCAACGAATCTTGGTGCGGGAGCATCTATTGGAGGTACGGTAACAAGTGGTTTACCGAAGGGTGTCAATATGTTTAACGGAAGTATTGCTTTTGGAGCAGGAAAATCTGAAACGTTTACTGATCAGAAAACATCCCTGATCGATATCAATAATGATGGTTTGGCAGATTTGGTAACCAATTCAGGCGGAAACCTGAGTGTACAGATTAATACAGGAAATAAATTTGTTTCCATACCATGGAACGCTTCATCCAATATTCAACAGGATGTTTCCCGTGGATTTAATATGAATGTCGGATTTACAGCATCTATCCTCATTCCTCTTGGAACTACCGGAAATTCACTAAAAATTTCTATAAACCCTAGTACAAGCTTTGGAGAAGGAGATAGTAACGTTAAGCAGCAAATATTAGATTTAAATGGAGATGGTTTCCCGGATTTATTAAAATCACAGGCGGATGGAGACGGTAACTTTAGCAATACGAGCGCACTGGTACAATATTCCACAATAGGGACTACGAATCTCCTTAAGAAAGTAACGACTCCAATGGGAGGATCTTGGGAAGTTTCCTATGAAAGGGCAGGAAATACCTACGAGCTTCCTCAAAATAAATGGGTAATGTCTTCTGTAGTTTCTTATGACGGATTTACTGGGGATAGTCAGTTTAAACCTGATTTTTCTAAAATTACAGTTACTTATGAAAACCCTTACCACAGCAGAAGGGAAAGAGCCTTTTATGGATTTGAGAAAGTAAGAACCAACCAAATCAATACAGGAAACGGAGGAGCTGCGGCTACTGAAATATACCGTTATACATTACAGACTTTTAACAATAATTCATACTTTTTAAAAGGAGCTTTATTGTCTGAGGTATTGTATGATGCTGCGGGAAATAAATGGACGGAGAAGATTAATGACTATTCTGTACGCTTCATCAATAACACCAATACACCGGAAACTAATCTTTTCAAAGGCGATGCAGAAAAAAGTTTGCAAAATTATGCCTACTTTATAGCTTCGGTTAAAACGATGTCCAACTTTTACGAAGGACAAAGCACAGCAGGTAAATCCACCTTCACTCAAAATGTCACATTCGATAACTATGCGAATTTAACAGGATATTTTGATAAAGGAGATGAGAAGATTGGAAGCACAGACGAATTAACAACAGAAATTCAATATCAGATTACTGATAATGCCTCCAACTACCTTATACTACCTACTAAGGTGAAATCAACCGCCACAGGGTTAGTAAGAGAAAGAACGGCTCAGTATGACGGTAAAGGTAATGTTACAGCCATTACAATGATAGGACCTGGAAATCCTGTCAACAGTTATGAGTATGATATCTATGGAAATATTAAAAAAGCAACTGGTCCTGCCAATTATCAGGGACAACGTTTCTTCCATGAATATACTTATGATACCAATGTAGCAACATATCCGACAGTGGTAAAAGATGCTTTCGGGTACAGCAGCAAATCGGAATATGATTTCCGGTTCGGAGTGCCTGTCTTTACTGAAGACATGAATTTACAGCCAACGCAATATGCATATGATGCAGCGGGAAGAACTACTGAAATTACAGGGCCTTATGAATTGTTTAATGACATTCCGTGGACGATACAGTTTGAGTATAAGCCTATTACAAATGCACCATTGAATGCTACAGGAGCACAGTCTTACGCCATAACCCGTCATTATGATCCTGATAATGCTAATAATACTATTAATACGATAAGTATTTCAGATGGTCTGGGTAGTCCTATCCAGGTGAAAAAGACAGCGGATCTTTATCAGAAAGGACTTAAATATGTTATATCCGGAAAAGTTGAGAAGGATGCTTTTGGAAGGGCATTAAAAATGTATTATCCTACAGAAGGACAAGCTTCAGTGAATACTTATGATGCAGCAGTAGATAATATTGTTCCTACGATTAACACCTATGATGTTCTGGATAGGGTACTTACAACTAAGCTACCGGACGAAGACCTGATTTCTGAAGTAGAGTATGGTTTTGGAAATGACCGTGAAGGAAGAAAGATGTTCCGTACCATGATGACGGATGAATTAGGAACAATCAAAAATACATATACGGATATCAAAGGACGTATTACAACAATACACGAACCATCCAATACAGGGGATATCTTTACCAGCTTTACTCATGATGCGATTGGAGAATTATTGAAAGTAAGGGATGTACAGAATAACCTGACCACCAGTATTTATGATGATCTCGGAAGAAGGACTTCCATGACCCATCCGGATAATGGTACTTCAACTTTCGCCTATGACCCTGCAAGCAATATGACTTCCAGAACCAACGCGGAAAATGAAACAGCTACCTATGAGTATGATTACAAACGTTTAAAAGCAATTAATTATCCAAAATATCCTGAAAATAATGTGAAATATTATTATGGTCAGGCGATGGATGCCTCAGCAATGGATAATAATGCGGTGGGAAGATTATGGTATCAGACTGATGCTACCGGTACCCAATACCTGAAATACGGAAGATTAGGCGAATTGACACATCAACGTCGTTCTGTAGCTGCTCCTGGAGCAGGAGTATACTGGTTCGGTACCGAATGGGAATATGATACCTGGAACCGTGTGAAAACAATTACGTATCCGGACGGAGAAAAAGTAACGTACAATTATAACCTGGCCGGAAACCTTAAGAGTATGGCTTCCGTAAAAGATGGATTTGCCAGAAATATCATCAATGAATTAGGCTATGATAAATTTGACCAGAGGGTATTCCTGAAATACGGAAACGGAACCACAACCAGCTATGAATACGAAACGAAGAGAAGAAGGCTACTGAAGCTGAATGCCCAGACTCCTACGAATCGTTACTTCATGAAAAACCTATATCAATATGATGTAGTAAGTAATGTCTTGCAAATCCACAATAATGCTCCTGTAGCACAAGCTGGACTATTAGGAGGAGGAACCAATCATGCCTATGGGTATGATGATTTATACAGATTAACTTCTGCAAGTGGAAACTGGCGTGGGATGAACCCACAAGGTCAGGAAGAGCGTCAGCGTTATACGGTTACAATGGCTTATGATAATATGCATAATGTGATGAGTAAAACACAGAAGCATGAAAGAGCCATGGGCAGTACCGGAACAGTCTGGAATAACATTGAGGCTACTTCTTATCGTTTAAATTACCGGTATGAAGGAACAAAACCACATGCTCCGACAACAATTGTAGATGAGCCTAATGTACCGGGGGCCTTATGTTGTGACGTCAACAATCCACAGGTGAAGTTCCAGAATTACACCTATGATAAAAAAGGAAACCCTACGGCAATTGCACAACAAACCTGTACCGTAACAGAACCAAAAACCAAGTACTTATGGGATGAGGAAAACCGTATGCGTTTTGTAGATACCAATCCTTCCACTCCGGAAGTAGACGGTTCAGCGATCTATACGTATGATGCGGGAGGGGAAAGAATTATTAAAAACGTTCTTTCTACAGCAGTGATCACAGGATCTAACGGAACTTCTCAAACGATCACCAAAAATGATTATAGCTTGTATCCTAACGGAATGGCTGTCGCAAGACTAATCTTCAATACTCAGACCCAGAAATATGAACTTTCTTATACCAAGCATTATTATGCCGGAGATCAGCGTATCAACAGCAAGCTGGGGAAAGGAAAAGATGTAGGATTATTTAACTGTGCATGGTTAATCATTCCTTACGGTGCTGGAGCGTCTTCCATCAATGAAAAAGTAGTAGCCAAAGAAAAACTGGAAGCCAATACTACAGCAAGTTTAGCGATTATGGCAGCGAACGGAATTACGCCACCCCCTAATTACGGACAAAATGCAGGATATACAGAAAATTGTGTACCTTCGTATACAGGCGTGGAAGAGAAGGATACCTATTGGTACCATCCTGACCACCTTGGCAGTAGTTCTTTTATTACCGGTTTAGATGGTGAAGTAACCCAAAATATCGAGTATTTCCCAAGCGGAGAGGTTTTTGTGGAGAATCATAAGAATTCTTACAATACACCTTACAAGTTTAATGGTAAAGAGCAGGATGATGAGACAGGATATTACTATTATGGAGCGAGATATTATAATCCTAGAGTGAGCTTGTGGCTGAATGTAGATCCGTTGGCAGAACAGTTTCCAGGACGGTCTCCATATGAATATACATTTAGCAATCCAATTAAATTTGTTGATCCAACAGGAATGGCGCCAGACGATCCTAAACCAGGATTTTGGAAAAGCTTTTTTGCATCTGTTGGAAGAGGATTGGCGGGTATTGGACGTCATATAATGAATAATCCTAATTATGCTGGTTATGGATATTCTCCAAATATGAAAACTCCTAAAGTAAGTGATTTTTCAGCATATCAGATTAATTGGAAACAGCAGTTAGATCCATATTATCAAATTAATAGTTTTTCGAGGTCATTAGTTGGTGGTACCGTTAATTTTGTGGGTGGTTTATATACTTTAGATGGTGCAAGAACTGCGAAGGCAATACCAGATGTAGCATCTTCATGGGGAATTCTTTTTGGATTATCAAAAGCCTTATCTGTCAATAGTACAGGTATAGCAAGAAGAGCATTATTTGATAAAGCAGGAGATATTTTATCATCTTCAGGTAAAAAGCCATATGTTATCTCTGCCGTTATAGATTCAGAAACAGGAAGAGTATTTTATGGAACAAATCGAACAATAAAATCATTGGATGATGTGAATGATGTTCTAAAACAACATCTTCCTAAAAATAGTCTTGAACGTTGGCCAACCTATAATTGTGCAGAATGTGATGCTTTTAATAATGCTTTAAATGCTGGTGCAAAATGGAAAAATCTAAAAGATATGCACACAATGAGATTAGAAAATGGAAAATATATTGATTTTACCAGATGTCAAAACTGTCAACAAACATTTAAGAATAGAAAACCTACTAGTGAATAA
- a CDS encoding RHS repeat domain-containing protein, which produces MAANGITPPPNYGQNAGYTENCVPSYTGVEEKDTYWCHPDHLGSSSFITGLDGEVTQNIEYFPSGEVFVENHKNSYNTSYKFNGKEQDDETGYYYYGARYYNPRVSLWLNVDPLAEKMPSWSPYSYSFNNPVKFIDPDGRYPILPLVGTIATFLKTFNNTPSRMGTLSGTNAAAAMSRLGNTEFNWSQGRSLPTNTAYFNNRDGRYVYTTAGGWIDMVHFLFYAGRAYNYKLEKAQAQAEVLKSGGSVSLRTLDRSKMNPVGESLQDGYMQEASDVMFAAHSAYSYEDLPSDKFGAEFGANYFDPKSKLSFGEQLQNYMNSLGATDPKNAPNYNELPKQDNLKSPPRKNYNKKPVYIKGDTGGSNDKPCTLCQPTRARQ; this is translated from the coding sequence ATGGCAGCGAACGGAATTACACCACCTCCTAACTACGGACAAAACGCAGGATATACAGAAAATTGTGTACCTTCGTATACAGGCGTGGAAGAGAAGGATACCTATTGGTGCCATCCTGACCACCTTGGCAGTAGTTCTTTTATTACCGGTTTAGATGGAGAAGTAACCCAAAATATCGAGTATTTCCCAAGCGGAGAGGTTTTTGTGGAGAATCATAAGAATTCTTATAATACATCTTACAAGTTTAATGGTAAAGAGCAGGATGATGAGACGGGATACTATTACTATGGCGCGAGATATTATAATCCTAGAGTGAGCCTTTGGTTGAATGTGGATCCGTTGGCGGAGAAAATGCCGAGCTGGTCGCCGTACAGTTATAGCTTTAATAATCCGGTGAAGTTTATTGATCCAGATGGAAGGTATCCTATTTTACCTTTGGTAGGAACAATAGCTACATTTTTAAAGACCTTCAATAACACTCCTTCTAGGATGGGTACTCTTTCTGGTACAAATGCTGCTGCTGCTATGTCAAGATTAGGGAATACAGAATTTAATTGGAGTCAAGGAAGAAGTCTCCCTACTAATACTGCTTACTTTAATAACAGAGATGGAAGGTATGTTTATACCACTGCAGGGGGATGGATTGATATGGTACATTTTTTATTCTATGCGGGGAGAGCTTATAACTATAAATTAGAAAAAGCTCAAGCTCAAGCTGAAGTTTTGAAAAGTGGAGGTTCTGTATCTCTCAGAACTTTAGATAGATCTAAAATGAATCCTGTTGGAGAATCTTTACAGGATGGATATATGCAAGAAGCGTCTGACGTAATGTTTGCAGCACATTCAGCATATAGTTATGAGGATTTGCCGAGTGATAAATTTGGTGCTGAATTTGGTGCAAATTATTTTGATCCTAAAAGTAAATTATCATTTGGAGAGCAATTACAAAATTATATGAATTCATTAGGAGCAACGGATCCTAAAAATGCACCTAATTATAATGAGCTTCCTAAACAAGATAATCTCAAATCTCCACCTAGAAAAAATTATAACAAAAAACCAGTATATATTAAAGGAGATACAGGAGGCTCAAATGATAAGCCTTGTACATTATGTCAACCAACTAGAGCAAGACAATAA